The Theropithecus gelada isolate Dixy unplaced genomic scaffold, Tgel_1.0 HiC_scaffold_15814, whole genome shotgun sequence genome segment GTCACCCCAAAGCCCCCACAGGCCCACCCGCAGCCACACGTCACCCCAAAGTCCCCACAGACCCACCTGCAACAGCATATCGCCGGGCTCGATGCGGCCGTCAGCGGCCACTGCCCCACCCTTCATGATGGAGCCGATGTAGATGCCGCCGTCTCCGCGGTCGTTGCTCTGCCCCACGATGCTGATGCCCAGAAAGTGATGTCTCTCTGCGGGAAGAGCCGTGAGCCACGACCAAGCCCCGCCCCTGCCCGCAACCCTCACCCCGATGAGCCGAGCCGCGAGCTGCGGCCACGCCCCACCCCTGCCCCGTCCCCAACCCTCGCCCCGAGGCCTCACCCATGTTGAGCGTGACAGTGACGATGTTGAGAGACATGGTGGAGTCCGTTATGCTGCTGAAGGAAGAGGCCTGCGGAGGGGAGGGGGGCATGTGTGAGGGGCACAGGGTTGCCTGACGCTGACCTCACCTcacccgccccgccccgccccgccccgccccgccccgccccgccccgccccgccgcctACTCGGTCCGTCTGCCGAAGGCGCTGCTTCCTCCGACGGCGTTTGTGCTTCCGGATGAGCCTGGATGAGGTGCTCTGCTCTGTGGAGCTGCTCAGCCTGGGGACAGGCCGTCAGAGCTCAGAGGAGTTAGACATGCACGGGACGGGGGGAGGGGGGGGCGGGGGGACTCCGCCCCCCCACAATGCTGGGCGGGCTGAACCTGGGAATCAGGGGTCCAGGCCAGGCTTGTTCAAAAGCAGGCTCAGTGCCTGACGTCCACGCCCCAGGCCCCGCACACGTGATGTGCACGTGAGCACACACAAAAATCCCAGAGACAGGCAAACTGGGCACACATGTAGCCACCTCCACTActggcacacatgcacacccGTACACCTGCACACACGCACGtctgcacacacacgcacacctgtAGACGCACAcccacacacgcgcacacacgccTGCACACATGCACCCACGCACACACGCACGCCTCTACACACGCACGCctgcacacatgcaaacacacgcACACCCATGCACACctgcacgcatgcacacatgcacacccgCACACGCACACCTGGACACATGCACCGGCACACACGCACGCCTGTACACACGCACGCCTGCACACATGCACCcgcgcacacatgcacacccgtgcacacacgcacacctgcacacacacgtctgcacacacacgcacccacatACCCACACCTGCACACACGTACGCCTGCACATGCACAcctgcacacgtgcacacatgcacacggaCACACTTGCACTGTGAAAACACACTCCTCACGCACATGTGCACACGCAGACATGCACATCATGTAAACATTTGCACACGGGTACCCACGCAGACACGTGTGCAATGTGAAAACACCTCAGACACACATGTACAGACATGAGTATCGCACACATTTGCACGCGGGCATGTGCAGTGTGAAAACACCTGTGGAACACGTGCACAAGCACACGTGCACCATGTACACatttgcatgcacacacatgcacgcgcaGACACGTGTAATGTGAAAACACCTCATGCAGACACATGCACATCACATACACAGACATTGGCATGTGGGCACACACGCACCTGCTCGTGCTGCCATCCTCATCCGAGTCCACAAAGCTGCTGGACTCAAGCTCACTGCTCAGGACGGCAGACGCGCTGTCCGGGGGCAGCCCCACATCCCGCCGTCGGTCTCCCCTTGGGTGCCCATTGGTCCGGGCAGCTGTGGGGGCAGCAGGTTGGGAGCTGAATGCAGCGTCTCCCAGAGGTCATGTGTCTGAGGCTGTCTGGCAGTGCTACATGCCTGTGGGTCTGGGAGCTGGTGGCTCAACTGTGGGCTCGCTGGGCCTGAGCCTCCACCCAAGCACTGCCACTGGCTGGGGGACAGGAACTGCTGTGGTAGGAACATGGCTCATGGGGGTCCCAGGGAGGTTGGGGGTCCACAGCAGGGCAGATATGACCACTGTACCCTCCTCACGGTTCCGGCGTCGGGCACGCTCCCGCCGGTGGCTGACCATGGACTCCGTGCCTGTCTCGTTGTCCATCCCATCACGGCTGCTGGCCACATTCGGGCTGTACAACAACAGCAGGGCAGGTGGGGAGGCTGTGGCCCCAGCCCCTCATAtgcctcccagcccagcctcccctcGCTCATGGGACCCCAGCCCCAGCAGGTGCCACGCCCGCCTACCAGCCCAGGCAGGCCTCCCTCCCGTTGGCCAGCGTCCCCCATGACGGGCTTGGGGTAGCAGGGCCCAGTGGCCACGGTGCCCTTACTGGAAGGAGGGGGGCCGGGAGTCCCCGATGCCGCCTGTCCGCTCGAGAGGCGGGGGCAGGTCTGTGTGGCTGTCCGTGCCCTGGGACCCCGCATCCGAGTGAGCACCCTCAGCCAGGACCAGCTGTGGAGGGAGCAGGCATGTTCGGGGCAGCCCACCCGCCTTCAGGTCGCCTCCTCAGGGCACCCAGGGAACGGGAGGCCAGCATACTGCCCTATCCACACCCAGCCTGCCAGGGCCTCCCCACACCCACCACCTCCCCCAGGAAGAGCCCCACCCTGGAATGCTCCCCAGGCGAGCACTCGGGGCCAAGACACAGGGGCTCACCCAGGAGACCACACGGCCGTTGAAGCAGGGAAGCTTGGCATTGTCATCAAAGATCTCCTCCTTCACCACCCTGTAGGCAGATGCAGCTGTGAGGCCCCACCTAGGGGGCCTGACCCTGTGGCTCTAGAGGTGAGGCCTGGAGAGCAGGcacaccccctccccacacaaTGTCACTCTGTGGACACCCCTGCTAGCGAGTTCTCCTCTCGGGAACCGTCCTTCCTCTCCGTCACATCCTGGGCCACCACCCCCCAGCATGGTGATAGTGGCTGTGGACATCCCCACAGGGGAGGCTCAGTCAAAGGTCCCCAGTCCCCAGGTGGGGGGACAGCTGGGGTGAGGCCTCCTTGGGAAAGCCTCTCTGCCTAGCTGCCCTCGGTTCAGACTTATGTATGTGGTGGCCCCAGACGCTGTCTCCAACCACCCCCACCTCATCTGGTCCTGGGGCTTGAAGCCCCCACCAAAGGCTTCCCCCACGCTGGGACTCCTCAGGGCCAGGCCCCAGCCTCCTCAGCAACAGCAGCTACGCCTACCGGGGCCCAAGCCTCCCCAGGCTATTCCCTGTCTCTTGCCCCAAACCACAGGTCCACTGCTCCACCTCCCAGCCAGCTCCAGACCAGCCCCCAACCCCTCAATAGCCAGGGCATCAGACCACCTGCACCCACCCCTGCATTCAGATCTGTCATTCCCAACCAGGAGCCCAAATCCCCCAGCAGCCTCCTCTCCATCAGGCCGGCCGCGCCCTATGGCCCCACTCCACCCTCCTGACGTCTCAGGAGCACCCTCAGGTCCCAGGCCCTGTGCCTGCCTGCCCAGAGTCAGGCTCTGTGAAAGCGGGCTCTGCCTGACCCCTGCCCTGCACCCCTAGCCAGGCTCACAGTCCATGCTCAAGGACACTCAGACCCGACGGACGGATGCAGGTGGGCTGGGAGGGCACACTGGTTCCCAGAGGCAGCCCACCACCCTCCTGTCCTGTCCACCTAGCCAGGGAGACAAAGACCTCCACTCACCAGGCCTCCCTGCACCTCAGGACCTAGAGGGGCAGCAAGGGACGCGGAGCCGGCAAAGCCCCTGGGGGAGCGAGCTGGCCAGCTGCCTCGCCAGTCCACCCCCGGGTCAGAATGGCTTGGGAATGGGGCAGAGGGCACCCAGGAAGGCTGCAGAGGGTCAGGGGACACGAACCAGGAGGAGGCCGGGTGACCTGAGATCAGAGTTCAGAGGGCAGGGGCGGGTGCCCGGGCCAAGGGGCAAGGAAGGCAGGGCTGTGGTCAACATTCACACTTTGACCTCTGAGGGCCCAGGCGGCAGGTCGGGTAGGATCTGGACGCCGCCTCGTGgtaccctgccctgcccagcagcATTTTCCACACCCAGGACTTGGGGCCAGTGGAGAAATGGGAGCCCAGAGACGGGGCTGGGCCTGGCCGCACACCTGGCAGGAAGTGCCCTGTGGCTGCTAACCCCATTGCCAGCTACAGAGCCACCCTGACTGGCCGCTCCAGGTCCCCTGGCCCCAGGGCACCTTGACTCGGCCAGGCTCCGAAGCGGCAGGTAGCAGGAGGCCCCCAGCAAAGTGGCAAACCCACACTCCCACCCAAGCCCTGGCCCACCCACTTGCTGGCAAGAGGCCCCAAGCCTCAGAACAGAGAAGACAGCAGGCAGGGCCAAAGCAGagacccctccccagccctctaGGGTCCTGCAGCTGCCTCCCCAGGCCTCCCAGGGCCAGGCCATGGCCATGACGCCCCCAAAGAGCAGAGAAGGTCACTTCTCAGACCCCTCCATGTCTGTTGCCCCCACACAGGAGCCTTCCCAGGTAAGGCCATGACCCATGCCAGGCTGAGGCTGCCACAGTGAGAGGCTGTCACACCTGAAAGGATGGAGAAACCCAGGATGAGGCAGGCCCCATGGACACCACAGCCACCACCAACTGCCACCAGGAGGCCAGGGCCCACAGTGAGCCCTTGTCTCTGAGGGACCTGACCACAACAGGGTCCCCACCTCAGCCCGACACACGGCCCCAGGTGGCCTGGCCGGCAGCTTCTGCCTGCCGCACCCAACCCCAGCACCTTCTGACTCACCCAAGGGAGACAGTCACCCAGCACCCTCTGACTCACCCGAGGGAGACACTCGGCCACCCAGCACCCCAGGGCAATGCCCACCTGGCTTCACCGGCAGAGggccctgccccctcccaccaTCCAGAGTGGCCCAAGCCCGCACTGCCCACCCAGCCAGGGCCTCACGAAGACCCCAGGCTGCCTGGGATgtccctgctccctgcccccGCACAGAGGTCCAGCCAGGGCCCAGAGGCCCTGCTCCCTCCGCCCTCCTCAGCCCAACAGGCTGTAACAAGTCCTCCCTTGCCCCTGGTGGCAGGTGTAGACCCAAGCCCGGTTGAGCCAGGAGAAAGGTAGCAGGACCCAAACAGCACAGAGGGAAGGTGGGGCGTGCCTGGGGCTCCAGGGGTCAGCTACCCAGGTCCCAGGCAGAGCCCTGCTGTCCGCACCCCAGCCAGATCGGGGAGGGTGCCGGAGGCCGGCCAGGCGTTGGGGGCACACCCACCACGCGGGGTCCCCACACCTCTGGAGCAGCCTCTGCTGAAACTCAGGGCAGCTACCAGGGGTGCCCCTGCCAGCACTGTGTCCCTACCTTGGGATTCCCTGTGAGGCCTGGCTAACCTCTGCGTGCCGCCCCCACACATCCACCCTGGGGAGGAATCCACTCAGAGGCAGCGCCCTGGGAGCCAGCATGGCCACACAGGATGCAGAGAACCCTCCAGACTCCCAGAGGCCACAGCCAGCTGCCCCAGATGTGGTGTGGTCCCGAATGCCCCCCACTCTCCCAAGGCAGAGATGGAAGCTGGCAGGGGTAGCTGGCCCAGAGCTGGTGGCGCAGAGCCATCTCGTGCCCTCAGATCCCCTTGTGCACCCCCCAGGTCAGGGCCCTCAGCCTTGGGGATCTGCGGCCTCCCAACCCCTGACCCAGGGCCAGCGGCTCTCCACCAGCCTGTCCTTTAGGTGGTGCCGAGTCCTGGGATCTCTGAGCCCCCTCCCCAGGTTCAGGCCACACAGGCTCGAGTGTCCCTGCCTGGCCTTGGCTGTGAGGGCAGTAGGTGAACTCCCAACACCAGGGAGGCACTCggcacagagaggctgagtcGGAGACCCCAAGTGGCACAGCCAGGGAGGGCAGAGTGGGAACTCCCCCAGCAGCCCAGGCCAGGCAGAGCCTCCCCAACTCCACAGCCCCTACAGCACCACCCAGGGCACAAGGAGCTGTCACAACACCCAGGCCCATGGCAGGCAGCCCCGGGGACTGGGGCTTTGGGCCCACAGCCTTGCCTCCACCCATCCCCCACTCCTGGGCCTGGGTCATCCCCACCTCGGAGATGAACTGCGGGAGCTGTGCCCAACAGACAGGCTCGATGCCAAGTCCAGCAGACCCAGCATCCACCACGCACCCAGTAGCGAGGACCTGGAGCCAAAcaccctccctcctctgcctcggCCAAAGGCTGGGCAAGACCCCTGCCAACCACCAAACCCAGCACCAGATGGAGACCCTCCCCAATTCtgccctcctcccagccctgagGATCCTAGGTCAAAATGCCTGTGACCAGGACATGAAAAGTGGAGGACAGGCAGGGGACCTTCTCCCACTGGGCCGAAGCCATGTGTGGGGAGTGGGGCCCGGCCCAGGGCACGGGGCTGTGGCCACGACCCAGGCTCCCTGCACTGCAAGGTGGTCAGTCATGCTCTGGAGCCTAGGCCGGGGGAACCAAGGCTGGGCTGAGAATGCAGCAGGGGCTGGTACAGGAACCCCCGACTCACCAGGGCCTCCTCAGGGTCCCCAGCCTGAGGCTCCCTCTCTTATGGAGGCCACCCCAGACCAGCCAGGACCTGCCTTCTCTTCCCCCCACCTCCAGCTACATTCACTTGGTATCCAGAGCCAGTGCCAGTTCAGCTCTCACTTAAGCTAGAGTATGACTGACCAACCAGCCCCTCCCACAGGAGTTCTGTTCCACAAAACAGACAGCGCCGAGAGCTCAGCAGGTAGAACTCAGGAGAAGGGAACAAGGAAGCAATCAAAAGGGGTCCTCCGTAGGCTCCTGAGGCCACCAGCCAGATGAGCAGGAAGGACACAGAGCAAGGCCCCCCATCGCAGCCAGAGGACCTGGAAGGCTACAGAGCAAGGCCCCCGTCTCAGGACTCCAGCATCACCCCAGTCCATTGTTTCCAAGccccacagcccagcccagccctgacctCCGCAGCCCCACTGCCTCCCAGCTCCCTGTAAGCCTGCACCCTCTAAAGCTGTACACTGAAGCTCCCCTGTCTCTTTCCCGGCTGCATCGGAGCCCAAGCCTGCTTCGACACTCAGACCTGCCCACCCTGTTCCCAGGCGCAGGAGCCCCCGGGTCCTCCGAATGTGCCCGGTATATGCAGCCACTGTGGGAAGGTGTATGGGGGCAACAGTCAGGCTGTCTCAGCCCTGGGCAGCCCCCAGTGGGTGTCAGGAGCAGAAGGCGGACTCCCCCAGGGCTTCATCCCAGAGCATGGTCCAGGAGCAGAACTTGGGAGCTGGGCACCGCCTCACCACGCATTTATTGGTGGCACACGTTTGTGACAAAAAGCATTAGTGACTTTGGTAACTTTTGTTAGAATAATAAactaagttaaaaacaaaagcaccTGACACATGCCCCATGCCCAGGCCCAGAGGAGCAGGGACTGCAAGGTGCCCCAGTGGGGGAGGAGCCCGGACGAGACTCAGAAAACAAACCACCCCCTCCTGCCCAACCTGACTGGCGCGGGCAGGAGGGCCGCCGAGCAGAGCGGGGAGCGCCCAGCCTTCAGAGGCTGCCAAGGACGCACCCTGCCCTCTCTGCTTTGcctggtggtgggggtggggaaggaaagTACAGCTGTCCAGATGTCCTTTGGGCCTCCTGAGAGCCCCAGAGTGGACCCAGCTTGACTGGACCTGGGGTTGCCTGAGGACCCTGCAACCACAGAATGCATGAAACAGCCTTAATGTCACAATCCCAAGAGGCGGCCACACACAAGGACACAGCTTGCCAGAGGCTCACCTCCTGGGGCCACGAGGCCTGAGCCCGCCCCCAGCACTGTTGAGCTGGAACTGGGGACTCAGGTTACTGGTGGCCAGGCCGGGCTAGGCCAGGCCTCAAGCAGACGGCCAGCCTCCTGCTCCCTGTCCCAGAGGGCCCAGCTCAGCACAGCAGGGGTATCCTCGCCTGGGACCACCACCACTGAGACCCGGCACTGAGACGCTGACCCAGGCTGCCCCGAAACAGCAGATGGTCTGAGCTGCTCTGGGAACGCAAGCGCTTTGTGGCTCAGTGGGGACGGGGCAGACAGGGAGCTCAGAGCAGGGGTGGGCGAATAAAGTTTCAAGGCCACCAGTGACCCTTGACCTCCGCCCTGTCACAGGGACCCCGAAGAAGGGGGCCAGGAGAACCTGTCTTGAGCCCTGGGGAGCTTCTGCAAACCCTAGCAGACAGGTTGGTGAACCTGTCCCCCCACGTCTCCCCATCCAAGCTAGAAAACCCCACCCTGCTCCCTTCTCActgacacacacacccctgaccCCAGCCCACACCAACGGCAGGCGCTCCCGGCCAGCCCCGGTGGAAGGGATGCGGCCGACCGAGTCCGACCCGGGCCAAGGCAGGACTCGGGACCGGGAGGCTGGGAGCAGGGACGCCGGGACCCCAGCCTGCCATCGCCCCACACCACAGACAGGTGGGCACGCGCCGCACGCGGGCCGAGGCAGCCACCGGCGCCGCACCTGGCGGAGGCGCGGACCGCCCTGGACCCCCGCCCCGTCCCCGCGCTGGCAGGTGCGACCCCCGAGCGCGCGCCAGGCTCGCGCAGGCCCCGTGGCCGACTGACCCGAAGTCCTGGTCCATGGACTTAAAGAAGAATTTGTAGGCGTGCACGGGCCGGTTGCTGAGCACGTTCTTGAAGTCGGCTAGCGTGACGCGCTCGGGGGCCACGGGCAGCTTGACCAGGTACGGCGTCTCCTCCTCGTCCATGTGGTAGATGATCTTGGTCTCCGCCATGGCGCGGCGGCGGCGC includes the following:
- the LOC112617018 gene encoding segment polarity protein dishevelled homolog DVL-1; translation: MAETKIIYHMDEEETPYLVKLPVAPERVTLADFKNVLSNRPVHAYKFFFKSMDQDFGVVKEEIFDDNAKLPCFNGRVVSWLVLAEGAHSDAGSQGTDSHTDLPPPLERTGGIGDSRPPSFHPNVASSRDGMDNETGTESMVSHRRERARRRNREEAARTNGHPRGDRRRDVGLPPDSASAVLSSELESSSFVDSDEDGSTSRLSSSTEQSTSSRLIRKHKRRRRKQRLRQTDRASSFSSITDSTMSLNIVTVTLNMERHHFLGISIVGQSNDRGDGGIYIGSIMKGGAVAADGRIEPGDMLLQ